One genomic region from Amphiprion ocellaris isolate individual 3 ecotype Okinawa chromosome 20, ASM2253959v1, whole genome shotgun sequence encodes:
- the nat8 gene encoding probable N-acetyltransferase camello, which translates to MTNIQIRKFRDKDAETVKEIFTLGVSEHVPASFTHMLKQPPTQMVLMCMFCALMASSKSFLLPILAITLLLAGARQLVVYSFNKYIETSLRSDLHNISETYLKQRDSCFWVAESDGRVVGTVCCVPTETAPGCLELKRMSVRRSYRGMGIAKALCRTVADFTRYRGYAAVILHTSVVQTDAQKLYEHMGYQKIRESVVPEVLAKIMNFTLFEYRLDLQQDRKRD; encoded by the coding sequence ATGACCAACATTCAGATCCGGAAGTTTCGGGACAAAGACGCTGAAACGGTGAAGGAGATCTTCACGTTGGGGGTGAGCGAGCACGTCCCTGCGTCTTTCACCCACATGCTCAAACAGCCGCCCACCCAGATGGTGCTCATGTGCATGTTCTGCGCCCTCATGGCCAGCTCCAAGTCCTTCCTGCTCCCCATCCTGGCCATCACACTCCTCCTGGCCGGAGCCCGGCAGCTGGTTGTCTACTCGTTCAACAAATACATCGAGACGTCCCTCAGGAGCGACCTCCACAACATCAGCGAGACCTACCTGAAGCAGAGGGACTCATGTTTCTGGGTGGCGGAAAGCGACGGCCGTGTGGTCGGCACGGTGTGTTGTGTCCCCACTGAGACGGCGCCGGGTTGCTTGGAGCTGAAGCGCATGTCGGTGCGTCGCAGTTACCGCGGGATGGGCATCGCCAAGGCTCTGTGTCGGACTGTAGCCGATTTCACCCGTTACCGAGGTTACGCTGCCGTCATCCTGCACACCTCTGTGGTGCAAACAGACGCTCAGAAGCTGTACGAGCACATGGGCTACCAGAAGATAAGAGAGTCTGTCGTTCCAGAGGTTTTGGCCAAAATCATGAACTTCACACTGTTTGAGTACAGACTGGATttacagcaggacagaaaaagAGACTAA